A single window of Uloborus diversus isolate 005 chromosome 5, Udiv.v.3.1, whole genome shotgun sequence DNA harbors:
- the LOC129222861 gene encoding LOW QUALITY PROTEIN: heat shock protein 60A-like (The sequence of the model RefSeq protein was modified relative to this genomic sequence to represent the inferred CDS: inserted 2 bases in 1 codon; deleted 1 base in 1 codon), with product MHNLHSVLRPLLSRHFALGLRRNFAKDVKFGPDVRALMLQGVDVLADSVAVTMGPKGRNVIIEQSWGSPKITKDGVTVAKAIELKDKFQNIGAKLVQDVANNTNEEAGDGTTTATVLARSIAKEGFEKISKGANPIEFRKGVMLAVEKVVDELKKQSKNVTTPEEIAQVATISANGDKTIGDLISSAMKKVGNDGVITVKDGKTLNDELEVIEGMKFDRGYISPYFINTAKGAKIEYQDALVLFSEKKISNVQSIIPALELANSKRKPLIIIAEDVDGEALSTMVLNRLKVGLQVAAVKAPGFGDNRKSTLHDMAISTGGIVFGDDADLVKLEDVQPTDLGEVSEVVITKDDTLLLKGKGNKQDIDRRVSQIKDEIEQTTSSYEKEKLQERLARLSNGVALLKVGGSSEVEVNEKKDRVNDALNATRAAVEEGIVAGGGTALLRCLPALDDLKYENEDQKIGIDIVRRSLKMPCTQIAMNAGVDAAVVTQKVLDNKGDFGYDAMKGEYVNMIESGIIDPTKVVRTALMDAAGVASLLTTAECVIVEIPKEEKMPXMGGGMGGMGGMGGMGGYDM from the exons GGCCGCAATGTTATTATTGAACAATCTTGGGGCTCTCCAAAGATAACAAAAGATGGTGTCACAGTTGCAAAAGCAATTGAACTTAAagacaaatttcaaaatattggaGCAAAACTAGTGCAAGATGTTGCTAACAATACCAATGAAGAAGCAGGTGATGGTACCACAACAGCTACTGTATTAGCTCGGTCAATTGCCAaagaaggttttgaaaaaattagtaaAGGAGCAAATCCAATTGAATTTAGAAAAG GTGTCATGTTGGCAGTTGAAAAAGTAGttgatgaattaaaaaaacaatcgaaaaatGTTACAACTCCGGAAGAAATTGCACAG gTGGCTACAATATCTGCTAATGGAGATAAAACAATTGGCGATTTGATCTCAAGTGCAATGAAGAAAGTTGGCAATGATGGTGTAATTACTGTAAAA GATGGAAAAACTCTTAATGATGAACTGGAAGTTATTGAGGGAATGAAATTTGATCGTGGTTATATATCTCCATACTTCATCAACACTGCCAAAG GTGCAAAAATTGAGTACCAAGATGCTTTAGTGTTATTCAGCGAGAAGAAAATATCTAATGTTCAGTCTATTATACCTGCCCTTGAATTAGCCAATTCAAAGCGAAAACCTCTGATAATTATTGCTGAAGATGTTGATGGAGAAGCTTTAAGCACTATGGTGTTAAATAG gTTGAAAGTTGGCTTGCAAGTAGCTGCTGTAAAAGCTCCAGGATTTGGAGACAATAGGAAAAGTACCTTGCATGATATGGCTATTTCTACTGGTGGCATTGTGTTTGGAGATGATGCAGATTTGGTAAAATTGGAAGACGTTCAACCTACTGATCTTGGAGAAGTATCGGAAGTTGTTATAACAAAAGATGACActcttttattaaaa ggTAAAGGAAATAAGCAAGATATTGATAGAAGAGTATCCCAAATAAAAGACGAAATTGAACAAACTACATCTTCATATGAAAAAGAGAAACTGCAAGAAAGGCTTGCTAGGTTATCAAATGGAGTAGCACTTTTAAag GTTGGAGGTTCCAGTGAAGTGGaagtaaatgaaaag aaagatagGGTGAATGATGCTTTAAATGCAACTCGTGCTGCTGTTGAGGAAGGTATAGTTGCAGGAGGTGGTACTGCTCTTTTAAGATGCCTACCAGCTTTAGatgatttaaaatatgaaaatgaagatCAAAAAATAG gTATTGACATTGTAAGAAGGTCATTGAAAATGCCCTGCACCCAAATAGCAATGAATGCTGGAGTAGACGCTGCTGTTGTTACGCAGAAAGTTTTAGACAACAAAGGAGACTTTGGATATGATGCCATGAAGGGTGAATATGTAAATATGATTGAATCTGGTATCATTGATCCAACCAAG GTTGTAAGAACTGCTCTTATGGATGCTGCTGGTGTTGCATCGTTACTAACTACAGCAGAATGTGTCATTGTAGAGAtaccaaaagaagaaaaaatgcc CATGGGAGGAGGCATGGGTGGTATGGGAGGAATGGGTGGCATGGGAGGTTATGACATGTAA